The Papaver somniferum cultivar HN1 chromosome 3, ASM357369v1, whole genome shotgun sequence genome includes a region encoding these proteins:
- the LOC113358592 gene encoding uncharacterized protein LOC113358592 isoform X1, whose amino-acid sequence MVKQRKKRKRNLENDDDDDDENGNVDTMFPVLLASSANKIRTPFTRSILKKQLQKLHSVLQSQPKPIFNKPSILSILPVLLNKTLIYPSITCLILEIIGFISLTSIEDNQRIALDAEILRGLLNCLMECKSKKKVLVSVCNAVLDVSTTWIGRAKLCQAFAVQKLISVFLQDDATAKHVVQYCMGKGSSGVDELRVLVLEATITLINTCNLKQLTEIPKELVESFLRYLKEAWVSLRDEIILKNVGECGKDGNIRLSNTRVHDLAESIFRLSINRSDCSTNCTPEVVRRNIFGPEHSEFEQFMLNYWEKSPFLFTKLSKPLSDCGDSFSSLFRSFNSKRTTSAVISSVLRGLVSCPPLPSDDLNIISFLEEVKGGLGFPMIYEQDIRVLKAVGLSNTKVKREIHYHKELTDSTVTTDHKMVDVHKCEEAFLEGYTVALRGMEFRSESIAAIADGLAVLFGQPSVGANAYLTPPQSQGLARHYDDHCVFICQLLGQKRWVVSPRQTSLLPRLYEPLRCLTGSEDGIDAFECKQFLLQEGDILYIPRGCPHEAYTVTDDDVPEKDDVSTGSSLHLTLGIEIEPPFEWEGFAHVALHCWNQKRQVNPCINQLLGGLNSVYVYLLHISIQLIGYQDSVFRKGCMVASFSLPQNKKENQLSEKLDLDQRKTFSYIVDCIDKEANFLKAFQCVEEAIQEKNEEWFQRLRWLHHLDHEGVADEGFDWTSHLEGFENLLRLLYEDREDAEATFTLVKSSFCKAVAFENVCESFEMLLLKYKRTRKHYMSGMLSLHCS is encoded by the exons ATGGTGAAACAACGCAAGAAGAGGAAGAGAAACCTCGAAAACGACGACGATGATGACGATGAAAATGGTAATGTTGACACTATGTTTCCAGTACTACTAGCATCATCTGCTAATAAGATACGCACTCCATTTACTCGATCAATCTtaaaaaaacaattacaaaaacttcattcagttcttcaatctcaACCCAAACCTATATTTAACAAGCCATCAATACTCTCAATTCTCCCAGTTTTACTTAACAAAACTCTGATTTATCCTTCAATTACATGTCTCATTCTTGAGATTATTGGTTTTATTTCACTCACTTCAATTGAAGATAATCAGAGAATTGCCCTAGATGCTGAGattttgagaggtttattgaaTTGTTTGATGGAATGTAAATCTAAGAAGAAAGTTTTGGTTTCTGTTTGTAATGCGGTTCTGGATGTGTCTACAACTTGGATTGGAAGGGCAAAGCTGTGTCAAGCATTTGCTGTGCAGAAACTTAT CTCTGTGTTTCTTCAGGATGATGCTACTGCAAAGCATGTTGTTCAGTATTGTATGGGAAAGGGGAGTAGTGGAGTAGATGAATTACGGGTATTAGTTCTCGAGGCCACTATCACTTTAATCAACACTTGTAATTTGAAGCAATTGACTGAAATTCCAAAGGAGTTGGTTGAGAGCTTCTTGAGATATTTAAAGGAGGCGTGGGTTAGTTTGCGGGATGAAATTATTCTGAAAAATGTGGGGGAATGTGGCAAAGATGGAAATATTCGTCTTAGTAATACGAGGGTACATGATTTAGCTGAAAGCATATTTAGGCTTTCTATCAACAGGAGTGATTGTTCTACTAATTGCACACCTGAGGTGGTCAGAAGAAACATTTTTGGTCCAGAACACTCTGAATTTGAACAATTTATGTTAAATTACTGGGAGAAATCACCATTCCTTTTCACGAAGCTCTCAAAGCCTTTAAGTGATTGTGGAGATAGTTTCAGTTCTCTGTTTCGATCCTTTAACTCGAAAAGAACAACCAGTGCTGTCATTTCGTCTGTATTAAGAGGACTAGTTTCTTGTCCACCGCTCCCATCAGATGATCTAAACATCATTAGTTTCCTAGAAGAGGTTAAAGGTGGATTGGGTTTCCCTATGATCTACGAGCAGGACATTCGCGTCCTTAAAGCGGTGGGATTAAGTAACACAAAAGTGAAGAGGGAGATTCATTATCACAAGGAACTTACTGATTCGACTGTCACGACTGATCATAAGATGGTTGATGTGCACAAGTGTGAAGAAGCATTTTTAGAGGGTTATACAGTTGCTCTGCGTGGGATGGAATTCCGCTCAGAAAGTATTGCTGCTATTGCAGATGGgttggcagttttatttggtcaACCATCTGTAGGAGCCAATGCATACCTCACCCCACCTCAATCTCAGGGTTTGGCTCGGCACTATGATGACCACTGTGTGTTTATCTGCCAGCTTCTTGGACAAAAGAGATGGGTGGTTTCACCACGGCAAACTTCTCTTCTACCTCGATTGTATGAACCTCTTCGTTGCTTGACTGGTTCAGAAGATGGAATTGATGCCTTTGAGTGTAAACAGTTCTTGCTTCAAGAAGGTGATATTTTATATATACCCAGAGGTTGTCCTCACGAGGCATATACCGTGACAG ATGATGATGTGCCTGAGAAGGATGATGTGTCTACTGGATCTTCCTTACACTTGACACTTGGAATTGAGATCGAGCCTCCATTTGA GTGGGAGGGATTTGCGCATGTTGCACTTCATTGCTGGAACCAGAAACGACAAGTCAATCCATGCATTAATCAACTGCTTGGAGGTCTGAACTCCGTTTACGTATATCTTCTGCATATTTCGATACAGCTAATTGGTTACCAAGATTCTGTTTTCCGAAAAGGTTGCATGGTTGCCTCATTTTCACTGccacaaaataagaaagaaaaccaGCTGAGTGAAAAACTGGATCTGGACCAGAGAAAAACATTTAGTTATATTGTAGACTGTATTGACAAAGAAGCAAACTTCTTGAAAGCATTCCAATGCGTGGAAGAAGCAATTCAAGAGAAGAATGAAGAGTGGTTTCAACGATTGAGGTGGCTCCATCATCTTGATCATGAGGGAGTAGCAGATGAGGGTTTTGACTGGACTTCCCATCTggaaggatttgaaaaccttctGCGTCTATTATATGAGGACAGAGAAGATGCAGAAGCTACATTTACCCTAGTTAAGTCAAGTTTCTGCAAGGCCGTGGCATTTGAGAATGTCTGTGAAAGCTTTGAAATGCTGCTTCTGAAGTACAAAAGGACTAGAAAGCACTACATGAGTGGGATGCTTTCACTGCATTGCTCTTGA
- the LOC113358592 gene encoding uncharacterized protein LOC113358592 isoform X2, whose product MVKQRKKRKRNLENDDDDDDENGNVDTMFPVLLASSANKIRTPFTRSILKKQLQKLHSVLQSQPKPIFNKPSILSILPVLLNKTLIYPSITCLILEIIGFISLTSIEDNQRIALDAEILRGLLNCLMECKSKKKVLVSVCNAVLDVSTTWIGRAKLCQAFAVQKLISVFLQDDATAKHVVQYCMGKGSSGVDELRVLVLEATITLINTCNLKQLTEIPKELVESFLRYLKEAWVSLRDEIILKNVGECGKDGNIRLSNTRVHDLAESIFRLSINRSDCSTNCTPEVVRRNIFGPEHSEFEQFMLNYWEKSPFLFTKLSKPLSDCGDSFSSLFRSFNSKRTTSAVISSVLRGLVSCPPLPSDDLNIISFLEEVKGGLGFPMIYEQDIRVLKAVGLSNTKVKREIHYHKELTDSTVTTDHKMVDVHKCEEAFLEGYTVALRGMEFRSESIAAIADGLAVLFGQPSVGANAYLTPPQSQGLARHYDDHCVFICQLLGQKRWVVSPRQTSLLPRLYEPLRCLTGSEDGIDAFECKQFLLQEGDILYIPRGCPHEAYTVTDDDVPEKDDVSTGSSLHLTLGIEIEPPFEWEGFAHVALHCWNQKRQVNPCINQLLGGLNSVYVYLLHISIQLIGYQDSVFRKGCMVASFSLPQNKKENQLSEKLDLDQRKTFSYIVDCIDKEANFLKAFQCVEEAIQEKNEEWFQRLRWLHHLDHEGVADEGFDWTSHLEGFENLLRLLYEDREDAEATFTLVKSSFCKAVAFENVCESFEMLLLKYKRTRKHYMSGMLSLHCS is encoded by the exons ATGGTGAAACAACGCAAGAAGAGGAAGAGAAACCTCGAAAACGACGACGATGATGACGATGAAAATGGTAATGTTGACACTATGTTTCCAGTACTACTAGCATCATCTGCTAATAAGATACGCACTCCATTTACTCGATCAATCTtaaaaaaacaattacaaaaacttcattcagttcttcaatctcaACCCAAACCTATATTTAACAAGCCATCAATACTCTCAATTCTCCCAGTTTTACTTAACAAAACTCTGATTTATCCTTCAATTACATGTCTCATTCTTGAGATTATTGGTTTTATTTCACTCACTTCAATTGAAGATAATCAGAGAATTGCCCTAGATGCTGAGattttgagaggtttattgaaTTGTTTGATGGAATGTAAATCTAAGAAGAAAGTTTTGGTTTCTGTTTGTAATGCGGTTCTGGATGTGTCTACAACTTGGATTGGAAGGGCAAAGCTGTGTCAAGCATTTGCTGTGCAGAAACTTAT CTCTGTGTTTCTTCAGGATGATGCTACTGCAAAGCATGTTGTTCAGTATTGTATGGGAAAGGGGAGTAGTGGAGTAGATGAATTACGGGTATTAGTTCTCGAGGCCACTATCACTTTAATCAACACTTGTAATTTGAAGCAATTGACTGAAATTCCAAAGGAGTTGGTTGAGAGCTTCTTGAGATATTTAAAGGAGGCGTGGGTTAGTTTGCGGGATGAAATTATTCTGAAAAATGTGGGGGAATGTGGCAAAGATGGAAATATTCGTCTTAGTAATACGAGGGTACATGATTTAGCTGAAAGCATATTTAGGCTTTCTATCAACAGGAGTGATTGTTCTACTAATTGCACACCTGAGGTGGTCAGAAGAAACATTTTTGGTCCAGAACACTCTGAATTTGAACAATTTATGTTAAATTACTGGGAGAAATCACCATTCCTTTTCACGAAGCTCTCAAAGCCTTTAAGTGATTGTGGAGATAGTTTCAGTTCTCTGTTTCGATCCTTTAACTCGAAAAGAACAACCAGTGCTGTCATTTCGTCTGTATTAAGAGGACTAGTTTCTTGTCCACCGCTCCCATCAGATGATCTAAACATCATTAGTTTCCTAGAAGAGGTTAAAGGTGGATTGGGTTTCCCTATGATCTACGAGCAGGACATTCGCGTCCTTAAAGCGGTGGGATTAAGTAACACAAAAGTGAAGAGGGAGATTCATTATCACAAGGAACTTACTGATTCGACTGTCACGACTGATCATAAGATGGTTGATGTGCACAAGTGTGAAGAAGCATTTTTAGAGGGTTATACAGTTGCTCTGCGTGGGATGGAATTCCGCTCAGAAAGTATTGCTGCTATTGCAGATGGgttggcagttttatttggtcaACCATCTGTAGGAGCCAATGCATACCTCACCCCACCTCAATCTCAGGGTTTGGCTCGGCACTATGATGACCACTGTGTGTTTATCTGCCAGCTTCTTGGACAAAAGAGATGGGTGGTTTCACCACGGCAAACTTCTCTTCTACCTCGATTGTATGAACCTCTTCGTTGCTTGACTGGTTCAGAAGATGGAATTGATGCCTTTGAGTGTAAACAGTTCTTGCTTCAAGAAGGTGATATTTTATATATACCCAGAGGTTGTCCTCACGAGGCATATACCGTGACAGATGATGATGTGCCTGAGAAGGATGATGTGTCTACTGGATCTTCCTTACACTTGACACTTGGAATTGAGATCGAGCCTCCATTTGA GTGGGAGGGATTTGCGCATGTTGCACTTCATTGCTGGAACCAGAAACGACAAGTCAATCCATGCATTAATCAACTGCTTGGAGGTCTGAACTCCGTTTACGTATATCTTCTGCATATTTCGATACAGCTAATTGGTTACCAAGATTCTGTTTTCCGAAAAGGTTGCATGGTTGCCTCATTTTCACTGccacaaaataagaaagaaaaccaGCTGAGTGAAAAACTGGATCTGGACCAGAGAAAAACATTTAGTTATATTGTAGACTGTATTGACAAAGAAGCAAACTTCTTGAAAGCATTCCAATGCGTGGAAGAAGCAATTCAAGAGAAGAATGAAGAGTGGTTTCAACGATTGAGGTGGCTCCATCATCTTGATCATGAGGGAGTAGCAGATGAGGGTTTTGACTGGACTTCCCATCTggaaggatttgaaaaccttctGCGTCTATTATATGAGGACAGAGAAGATGCAGAAGCTACATTTACCCTAGTTAAGTCAAGTTTCTGCAAGGCCGTGGCATTTGAGAATGTCTGTGAAAGCTTTGAAATGCTGCTTCTGAAGTACAAAAGGACTAGAAAGCACTACATGAGTGGGATGCTTTCACTGCATTGCTCTTGA